One Rhea pennata isolate bPtePen1 chromosome 3, bPtePen1.pri, whole genome shotgun sequence DNA segment encodes these proteins:
- the TAGAP gene encoding T-cell activation Rho GTPase-activating protein: MKVLSSCNTSKTLNAGNMESLIECQAEAEVKKCPLLVPSEIEEGLCHLTDGTKKRKKVISWPFALRRTSTNGDCPGQLDSSLKIPLFGQPLAIICEEDESLPQPVQDLLTILYREGPSTEGIFRKAANEKARKELKEDLNKGRNVDLESKSVHLLAVVLKDFLRNIPSKLLSADLYERWMLALEKPSKQEKIEGLKEVADKLPRPNLLLLKHLLAVLHHISQNAESNRMDASNLAICVGPNMLSPDTENTLPLEVQKEMNDKVC, translated from the exons ATGAAAGTGTTAAGCAGCTGTAATACT TCAAAGACACTAAATGCTGGGAACATGGAGAGTTTGATTGAATGCCAGGCAGAG GCTGAGGTCAAGAAATGCCCCCTCTTGGTCCCATCAGAGATTGAAGAAGGACTTTGCCACTTGACAG ACGgaactaagaaaagaaagaaggtgaTATCATGGCCATTTGCTCTGCGGCGAACCTCTACCAATGGAGACTGCCCAGGGCAGCTGGATTCTAGCCTCAAGATCCCTCTCTTTGGCCAACCTCTGGCAATTATTTGTGAGGAAGATGAAAGCCTGCCCCAACCAGTCCAG gatcTCCTGACTATCTTGTATAGAGAAGGCCCTTCCACTGAAGGAATCTTCAGAAAAGCTGCCAACGAGAAAGCCCGCAAGGAGCTGAAGGAGGACCTGAATAAAGGCAGGAATGTTGATCTGGAGAGCAAATCTGTGCACCTGTTGGCTGTGGTTTTGAAG GACTTCCTCCGAAATATCCCCTCCAAACTCCTGTCGGCCGACCTGTACGAGAGGTGGATGCTAGCTCTGGAGAAGCCAAGCAAGCAGGAGAAAATTGAAGGCTTGAAAGA GGTGGCTGACAAACTGCCCAGGCCAAATCTCCTCTTGCTCAAACACTTGCTTGCTGTGCTCCACCACATCAGCCAAAATGCAGAGAGCAACAGGATGGATGCCAGCAACCTTGCAATCTGTGTTGGGCCAAACATGCTGAGCCCAGACACGGAGAACACACTCCCGTTGGAAGTGCAGAAGGAGATGAATGACAAGGTATGTTGA